In the Leptospira sp. WS4.C2 genome, one interval contains:
- the dnaJ gene encoding molecular chaperone DnaJ: MSDRGYYEVLGVSKGASDDEIKSAYRKLAIKYHPDKNKGDKEAEEKFKEATEAYEVLRDAQKRAAYDQYGKAGVNAGAGGGYGAGAYTDFSDIFGDFGDIFSEFFGGAGGGGSRGGGRRSGPQRGSDLRYNLEVSLEDAALGKEYKIEIPRLETCVDCSGSGASKGSSPTVCPDCSGTGQVRRTQGFFSVTTTCPRCKGKGKVISNPCKTCKGEGLTEKRRTIHIKIPAGVESGSRLKVSGEGESGPNGGPSGDLYVVTHIKKHPTFERQGNDLIVQKTISLSMACLGGEIEVPSIDGKTIQLKIPEGTESGQIFRLKGHGIPYLGSYGKGDQHVIIKVEIPKKLSKKQRELMEEFARESGEKVGSGGKSKLFFR; the protein is encoded by the coding sequence ATGAGCGACCGTGGTTACTACGAAGTATTAGGCGTTTCGAAAGGTGCCTCTGATGATGAGATCAAGAGCGCCTATCGTAAGTTAGCCATCAAATATCACCCTGATAAAAATAAGGGTGATAAAGAAGCGGAAGAAAAATTCAAAGAGGCTACCGAAGCTTATGAAGTCTTACGCGATGCACAGAAACGTGCGGCGTACGATCAGTACGGCAAAGCCGGCGTCAATGCCGGTGCTGGCGGAGGATACGGGGCAGGAGCTTATACAGACTTCTCTGATATCTTTGGAGACTTCGGTGATATTTTCAGTGAATTTTTCGGAGGCGCAGGTGGCGGTGGTAGCCGCGGTGGCGGAAGAAGGTCCGGTCCTCAAAGAGGATCGGATTTACGTTATAATTTAGAAGTTAGTTTAGAAGATGCTGCCCTCGGTAAAGAATACAAAATTGAAATCCCACGACTCGAAACTTGTGTGGATTGTTCTGGTTCGGGAGCATCCAAAGGATCTTCGCCAACGGTATGCCCGGATTGTTCGGGAACAGGACAAGTCAGAAGGACACAAGGTTTCTTTAGTGTCACAACGACCTGCCCACGTTGTAAAGGAAAAGGAAAGGTCATTTCCAATCCTTGTAAAACTTGTAAAGGTGAAGGCCTAACAGAGAAAAGACGAACCATTCATATAAAAATTCCTGCAGGTGTGGAATCGGGAAGCCGACTCAAAGTTTCTGGAGAAGGTGAGTCTGGCCCGAATGGCGGACCAAGTGGTGATTTATATGTCGTAACACATATCAAAAAACACCCAACCTTTGAGCGCCAAGGGAACGACTTAATTGTTCAAAAAACAATTTCATTGTCTATGGCTTGCCTTGGGGGAGAGATTGAAGTGCCTTCCATTGATGGAAAAACCATCCAACTCAAAATTCCAGAAGGAACAGAAAGTGGACAGATTTTCCGATTGAAGGGTCATGGGATTCCTTACCTTGGTTCTTACGGAAAAGGGGACCAACATGTAATCATTAAAGTCGAAATTCCTAAGAAACTTTCTAAAAAACAGAGAGAATTAATGGAAGAATTTGCCCGCGAGTCCGGAGAAAAGGTGGGCAGTGGCGGAAAATCTAAGTTGTTTTTCCGCTGA
- the dnaK gene encoding molecular chaperone DnaK: MSKEKIIGIDLGTTNSCVAVMEGGDPVVIQNSEGARTTPSIVAFTAKGETIVGQFAKNQAITNAVNTIRSAKRFIGRRFNEAGDESKMVSYKVIRAGNDGVKFETVSGEFTPQEIAARVLQKMKKTAEDFLGYEVKKAVVTVPAYFNDEQRQATKDAGRIAGLEVERIINEPTAAALAYGFDKKKTSAKIAVYDLGGGTFDVSILELGDGVFEVKSTNGDTHLGGDDFDNVVMQWMIDEFKKQTGIDISGDKNTVQRLKEAAEKAKIELSGTSSTQINLPFITADASGPKHLDMTLTKAKFDEITRSLVERTRIPCINALKDAGLTASEIDEVILVGGSIRIPAVQALVKEIFGKEPNKSVNPDEVVAVGAAIQGGVLAGDVTDVLLLDVTPLSLGIETLGGVMTKLIERNTTIPTRKSQVFSTAADSQTTVSVHVLQGEREMASANRTLGRFDLVGIPSAPRGVPQIEVTFDIDANGIVHVSAKDLGTGKEQKIRIESSSGLSEEEIKKMVKDAEAHAEEDKKLREAADTKNELEAIVYQLEKTIGESADKLDETEKQRAQDEIKRGREAMESGDVERMKASRDSIQEVAMQIGQKIYSQAGPEAGAPGADPGANAGQGASESSAGGEKVVDADYTVVDEDKK; encoded by the coding sequence ATGTCTAAGGAAAAAATTATAGGTATCGATTTAGGAACCACTAACTCTTGTGTGGCGGTTATGGAAGGTGGAGACCCTGTTGTCATTCAAAACTCAGAAGGGGCAAGAACCACTCCTTCGATTGTTGCCTTTACCGCAAAAGGAGAAACGATTGTTGGTCAGTTCGCTAAGAATCAGGCAATTACGAATGCAGTAAATACCATTCGTTCTGCGAAACGTTTTATTGGTCGTCGTTTTAACGAGGCTGGTGACGAATCCAAGATGGTATCTTACAAAGTGATCCGTGCTGGAAATGATGGCGTAAAATTTGAAACTGTTTCTGGTGAATTCACTCCACAAGAGATTGCGGCTCGTGTTCTTCAAAAAATGAAAAAAACTGCGGAAGACTTTCTTGGTTACGAAGTGAAGAAAGCTGTGGTAACCGTGCCTGCCTATTTCAATGACGAACAAAGACAAGCAACAAAAGATGCCGGACGCATTGCTGGCCTTGAAGTAGAACGAATCATTAACGAACCAACGGCTGCGGCTCTTGCTTACGGTTTTGATAAGAAAAAAACCAGTGCCAAAATCGCCGTATACGACTTAGGTGGTGGAACATTTGACGTTTCTATCCTTGAGCTTGGTGACGGTGTATTTGAAGTAAAATCCACAAATGGGGACACTCATCTTGGTGGTGACGACTTTGATAACGTTGTGATGCAGTGGATGATTGATGAGTTTAAAAAACAAACCGGGATTGATATCTCTGGAGATAAAAACACAGTACAACGATTGAAAGAAGCTGCTGAAAAAGCTAAAATCGAGTTGTCTGGAACCTCTTCCACTCAAATCAATCTTCCGTTCATCACTGCCGATGCATCTGGTCCAAAACATTTGGATATGACCCTCACTAAAGCAAAGTTTGATGAAATCACAAGATCACTTGTAGAAAGAACGCGCATTCCATGTATCAATGCATTGAAGGATGCCGGCCTTACTGCGAGCGAAATTGATGAAGTCATCCTTGTGGGTGGATCGATTCGTATCCCTGCGGTGCAAGCTCTTGTAAAAGAAATTTTCGGTAAAGAACCAAACAAATCTGTAAACCCAGACGAAGTTGTGGCAGTAGGTGCTGCGATCCAAGGGGGAGTTCTTGCAGGTGATGTCACCGATGTATTGTTACTCGATGTAACTCCACTTTCACTTGGTATTGAAACTTTGGGTGGTGTGATGACAAAACTCATCGAAAGAAACACAACCATTCCTACAAGAAAGTCACAAGTGTTCTCTACTGCAGCAGACAGCCAAACCACAGTTTCGGTTCATGTATTGCAAGGGGAACGTGAGATGGCAAGTGCCAATAGAACCCTCGGTCGTTTTGATTTAGTGGGAATTCCATCGGCACCAAGAGGAGTACCTCAAATTGAAGTCACTTTTGATATTGATGCGAACGGTATCGTTCACGTATCAGCAAAAGACTTAGGAACAGGAAAAGAACAAAAGATTCGTATTGAATCTTCTTCCGGATTGTCTGAAGAAGAAATCAAAAAGATGGTTAAGGATGCAGAAGCTCACGCAGAAGAAGATAAAAAACTTCGCGAAGCTGCTGATACTAAAAATGAATTGGAAGCAATTGTTTACCAATTAGAAAAAACCATCGGAGAATCTGCTGACAAACTCGACGAAACAGAAAAACAAAGAGCTCAGGACGAAATCAAACGCGGCCGTGAAGCAATGGAATCTGGTGATGTCGAACGTATGAAAGCTTCTCGAGATTCCATCCAAGAAGTCGCAATGCAAATTGGACAAAAGATTTATTCACAAGCAGGTCCTGAAGCAGGAGCTCCGGGTGCGGATCCTGGTGCAAATGCAGGTCAAGGTGCCAGTGAATCTTCTGCCGGTGGCGAAAAGGTCGTCGATGCGGATTACACCGTAGTCGATGAGGACAAAAAATAA
- the grpE gene encoding nucleotide exchange factor GrpE — MAEETNGSVDEQNVSVEEGQAITDEAIEQAVEGAEKELDNAKKEIETLKDSWLRERAEFQNYKRRTANDLLNARKESINKFAEGLTGALDNLERVSNVPNQTPEVVAFVEGIKMVQKEFYSVLEKEGIKRLDPKGMPFDPMLMEAIASEESAEFTEETVVETYQAGFYHEEGENKQSIRPARVKVGKPQS, encoded by the coding sequence ATGGCAGAAGAAACAAACGGGTCCGTGGATGAACAAAATGTGTCAGTCGAAGAAGGACAGGCCATTACGGATGAAGCCATTGAACAAGCAGTAGAGGGTGCCGAGAAAGAACTCGATAACGCTAAAAAAGAAATCGAAACTTTAAAAGATTCTTGGCTAAGAGAACGTGCGGAGTTTCAAAACTACAAACGTCGAACTGCGAATGACTTGTTAAATGCAAGAAAAGAATCCATTAATAAGTTTGCTGAAGGCCTAACTGGTGCTTTAGACAACTTGGAACGAGTATCCAACGTTCCTAACCAAACTCCGGAAGTAGTCGCTTTCGTAGAAGGGATCAAAATGGTTCAAAAGGAATTTTATTCCGTATTGGAAAAAGAAGGAATCAAACGTTTAGATCCGAAAGGAATGCCGTTTGATCCTATGCTCATGGAAGCAATCGCTTCTGAGGAAAGTGCAGAGTTTACCGAAGAGACTGTTGTGGAAACATACCAAGCAGGTTTTTACCATGAAGAAGGTGAGAACAAACAGTCCATTCGTCCTGCACGTGTAAAAGTGGGAAAACCACAAAGTTAA
- the hrcA gene encoding heat-inducible transcriptional repressor HrcA: MDLSPRHRSILKALVEEFVSDNKPVGSKTLSEKYDIGVSPATIRSCLAELEEMGFIVARHTSGGRVPTERGYRLYVDSLVTLFELTMREKQRIQEEYLRMQFRLDQVLIATSKVLASLSQSASVVLGPEGSLDTLKHIELIHVNGGEVLMILVMRSGTVLNRNIFFDYHISQETLYQISRYLNDNVKGFDVHEIQSNLIPQMMIQKEGPEGFSLFAPSIARAMGSDSQSVDNLYIDGLKNLYENFKDEEEQLENILHLFDEKQFLKEFFSDYVPIDGVYTIIGKDGNEKLGGVTIITTNYRMGEKRIGSMGIIGPQRMNYNKALPLIEFTSKLVSEMITKLSR; the protein is encoded by the coding sequence ATGGATCTTTCGCCTAGACATCGTTCTATTTTAAAAGCTTTGGTTGAGGAATTTGTATCGGACAACAAACCGGTCGGATCCAAAACCCTTTCTGAAAAATACGATATCGGAGTCTCACCCGCTACCATTCGGTCCTGCCTGGCAGAACTAGAGGAGATGGGTTTTATTGTGGCACGCCATACCTCGGGCGGTCGGGTTCCGACAGAACGTGGGTATCGGTTGTATGTGGATAGTTTGGTAACTCTTTTTGAGCTTACCATGCGAGAGAAACAAAGGATCCAGGAAGAGTATCTTCGGATGCAATTTCGATTGGATCAGGTGCTTATCGCCACATCCAAAGTATTGGCTTCCCTTTCGCAATCTGCGAGTGTGGTTCTTGGTCCGGAAGGATCATTGGATACACTCAAACATATTGAACTCATCCATGTAAATGGTGGAGAGGTTCTTATGATACTTGTTATGCGGTCAGGAACTGTGCTCAATCGAAATATATTTTTCGATTACCACATCTCACAAGAGACTTTGTACCAAATTTCAAGATATTTGAATGATAACGTCAAAGGTTTTGATGTTCATGAAATTCAAAGTAATCTGATTCCTCAGATGATGATACAAAAGGAAGGTCCAGAAGGATTTTCTTTATTTGCACCATCAATTGCGAGAGCCATGGGATCAGACAGTCAGTCAGTTGATAACTTGTATATTGATGGATTGAAAAACTTATATGAAAACTTTAAGGATGAAGAGGAACAATTAGAAAACATCCTGCATCTATTTGATGAAAAACAGTTCCTTAAAGAGTTTTTTAGCGATTATGTTCCGATAGATGGTGTTTATACCATTATTGGAAAAGACGGCAATGAGAAGTTAGGTGGTGTAACCATCATCACAACCAATTACCGGATGGGAGAAAAGAGGATTGGTTCCATGGGAATCATTGGTCCTCAGAGGATGAATTACAACAAAGCATTACCTTTGATTGAATTCACTTCAAAGTTAGTTTCAGAAATGATAACGAAATTGAGTAGATAG
- a CDS encoding diguanylate cyclase: MNEIYTDVFAREIVSQSIDAIVVLDTESKILFSNVALQSLTGFTKEELDQKTFSFLFPPNEKGEQSSIETFVSSNDSHYIAGFLKELELVTKPKGTIPVEIRAFAIHNENQMFYAAIIRDVRERRRLEEQKNVLINSLKRLAYMDELTMLPNRRSFSESLQKTVATVKRRNRESVLAVFDIDHFKVINDTYGHDIGDLVLKKMANIFVDCLREEDTVGRIGGEEFGCILPDTTTEGATIVLDRLRESVANHRFFIFDNYYLNITISIGFTKVHPIQKPEEILKLADIALYQAKNHGRNQIQVYPV, from the coding sequence ATGAATGAGATTTATACAGATGTGTTTGCGAGAGAAATTGTTTCCCAATCCATCGATGCCATTGTTGTTTTAGATACCGAAAGTAAAATACTCTTTAGTAACGTAGCTTTACAGTCGTTAACTGGATTTACGAAAGAAGAATTAGACCAAAAAACGTTTTCCTTTCTTTTCCCTCCGAATGAAAAGGGAGAACAAAGTTCCATAGAAACCTTTGTTAGCTCCAATGATTCCCATTATATTGCTGGGTTTCTTAAAGAACTGGAACTGGTCACAAAACCGAAAGGCACCATTCCAGTGGAAATTCGTGCCTTTGCCATCCACAATGAAAATCAAATGTTCTATGCAGCCATCATTCGTGATGTGCGGGAACGTAGACGACTCGAAGAACAAAAGAATGTTCTTATCAATAGTTTGAAACGATTGGCCTACATGGATGAACTCACTATGTTGCCAAACAGACGTTCCTTTTCCGAAAGTTTGCAAAAAACGGTCGCAACGGTCAAACGCCGTAACCGCGAATCGGTTCTTGCAGTCTTCGATATCGATCATTTCAAAGTCATCAACGATACCTATGGGCATGACATTGGAGATTTAGTCTTGAAAAAAATGGCGAATATCTTTGTGGATTGCCTTAGGGAAGAGGATACGGTCGGACGGATTGGGGGAGAAGAGTTTGGTTGTATTCTGCCTGACACAACCACTGAAGGAGCCACCATCGTTCTTGACCGCCTCCGGGAATCAGTGGCAAACCACCGCTTTTTCATTTTTGATAATTATTATCTCAATATCACAATCAGTATAGGTTTTACGAAGGTGCATCCGATCCAAAAACCAGAAGAGATTTTGAAGTTGGCTGACATTGCCCTCTACCAAGCCAAAAATCATGGTCGGAATCAGATCCAAGTCTATCCTGTGTGA
- a CDS encoding glycoside hydrolase family 172 protein, with amino-acid sequence MQKYSSPKCSFFFFGLVIFFSTNILFADGWESSIWKEKNYRNQRISSADPTNGNDDFIKIPKKKTVTIAEIKTRGVIKHIWMTLASKDLMARKNAVIRIYWDNHKYPSVEVPLGEFFGQGWGEEYILNSAPLVAAPKKGKSMNSYFPMPFETGAKIEIENESEEDISNFYFYIDYEEWKEPLGSNLRFHAEWNRSTTQPNTANGKENEWALLGETEKTVFKKENFFTVLETEGKGQFIGLNLYVDSPTPLWYGEGDDLIFIDGNQTEANLKGTGTEDVFNTAWSPKEIFMHPYFGYPRVSDSVGWLGRTHLYRFWVESPIRFERNFLFLLEHGHANSLTLDLISVAYWYQSLNPKPMKVLPKKESRVNKPEINFRHIHKWRDSFRSEKGNGEIWGNE; translated from the coding sequence ATGCAAAAATATTCTTCACCGAAGTGTTCCTTCTTTTTCTTCGGATTGGTTATATTCTTTTCCACCAATATATTGTTTGCTGATGGATGGGAATCTTCGATTTGGAAGGAAAAAAATTACCGTAACCAAAGGATCTCCAGTGCGGATCCTACTAATGGCAATGATGATTTTATTAAAATTCCAAAGAAAAAAACGGTAACGATTGCTGAGATCAAAACCCGAGGGGTCATCAAACATATCTGGATGACTCTTGCCAGTAAAGATTTAATGGCAAGGAAAAATGCGGTGATCCGTATCTATTGGGACAACCACAAATATCCTTCCGTAGAAGTTCCGTTAGGTGAATTTTTTGGCCAAGGTTGGGGCGAAGAATACATACTCAATTCGGCTCCTCTCGTAGCGGCTCCCAAAAAAGGTAAGTCTATGAATTCTTATTTCCCTATGCCTTTTGAAACTGGTGCAAAGATTGAAATTGAAAATGAATCCGAGGAAGATATCAGTAATTTTTATTTTTATATCGATTATGAAGAATGGAAAGAACCTCTAGGTTCTAATTTACGTTTCCATGCAGAGTGGAATCGAAGTACCACCCAACCTAACACCGCAAATGGGAAAGAAAACGAATGGGCCCTTCTTGGAGAAACAGAAAAGACTGTTTTCAAAAAGGAAAATTTCTTCACAGTTCTCGAAACAGAAGGCAAAGGACAATTTATTGGGCTCAATTTGTATGTAGATTCTCCCACTCCTCTTTGGTATGGGGAAGGGGATGATTTGATTTTTATCGATGGAAACCAAACAGAGGCCAACCTAAAAGGAACAGGAACTGAAGATGTTTTTAACACTGCGTGGTCACCAAAAGAAATCTTTATGCATCCATACTTCGGATATCCACGAGTCTCTGATTCTGTTGGTTGGTTGGGTAGAACTCATTTATACCGATTTTGGGTGGAATCCCCCATACGGTTTGAAAGAAATTTCCTATTCCTTTTAGAGCATGGACATGCAAATTCCTTGACCTTAGATTTAATCTCTGTTGCTTATTGGTATCAGAGTCTGAATCCAAAACCAATGAAGGTTTTGCCGAAAAAGGAATCCCGAGTCAACAAACCCGAGATTAATTTTCGTCACATCCACAAGTGGCGGGATTCATTCCGAAGCGAAAAAGGTAATGGGGAAATTTGGGGAAATGAATGA
- a CDS encoding HD domain-containing protein has protein sequence MMKSELKAKLQRTFPKAKTVASGRLFTRQLSNLVDESIRTLFSEVSEGIPLKDHLCLIAVGGYGRRELAPYSDIDLLYLHDGKLSDKLLSEIISKINTFLYNNEKEVGHSCRTIKESFLYLDQIETFHSVLDSRFLVGSEVLFQKYKTEFLGKIPEKTIKVFNDWKLSYLRERIINSYNPILLSEPNIKNDPLGLRDIQHMYWIEKTNPLADSADGGIFDFYLIGDSLTLLSAYDFLLLTRSALHIISGRKNDRLDLGLQAEVAEFLGFGPKNEIKTLESFMSQFYKAQKEVYFYIGTYLDEKTNRNKKRIQRELSNPDSLYDDIIKFFADSQLNEEEPSRIDLNEIRFASHFLDDDFKNQKSVLDTFLGMLRKKKRIGHTLTLMHECNILGKLIPEFGACTNFPLFSYHHQYTVDEHTLLILRELDVLIADLWEDRQIQEVFNVCEKIEILALAILIHDAGKVKEGDHSQYGAELALIIAERFRLSEEDTELLRFLVAEHIVMSELSSKRDIYDPKLIASFAKQFSNENTLRLLYVITIIDTKSVGQGILTNWKKEILHFLFTSTLAYLQKGNLADTQERIESTLETYLIEKEGLSAEQSERIVEFGMQIRPSSYLNYNTPRRVYQHFILLYDWKSSGLPFRMITEREPAFVTLSIFANSDKQMLLYLSGTISSLGLNLVGLRLFRTEENQLILQAQITDEFGSGEIAEGQISDIESTLADCIEGKTNIEDLASTTNIWKTLPEIPDGMVEELVKFANDLSESYSVLEVRVPDSIGLVYRILKTLLDFELEVIFVRISTSADFAYDSFHIQTKNGSKIEDTGILLAIKEKILSVARVKENQGIMEINF, from the coding sequence ATGATGAAATCAGAACTCAAGGCAAAACTGCAACGGACATTTCCAAAAGCCAAAACAGTTGCCTCCGGTAGGCTCTTCACACGCCAGTTGAGTAATCTTGTCGATGAGTCCATTCGGACTCTTTTTAGCGAAGTCTCCGAGGGGATCCCATTAAAAGACCATCTTTGTTTGATTGCTGTTGGTGGCTATGGTCGAAGGGAATTGGCTCCCTATTCTGATATCGATCTACTTTACCTCCATGATGGTAAACTTTCGGACAAACTCCTTAGCGAAATCATTTCAAAAATTAATACATTCTTATATAACAACGAAAAGGAAGTGGGGCATTCTTGCCGCACGATCAAAGAATCATTTTTGTATTTGGACCAAATCGAAACCTTCCATTCCGTTCTTGATTCTAGGTTTCTTGTTGGATCGGAAGTTCTTTTCCAAAAATACAAAACAGAGTTCCTTGGAAAAATTCCTGAAAAAACCATCAAAGTTTTTAACGACTGGAAATTATCTTACCTTCGAGAAAGGATCATCAATTCTTACAATCCCATCCTACTTTCTGAACCTAATATCAAAAATGATCCATTGGGTCTTCGTGATATTCAACATATGTATTGGATTGAAAAAACAAATCCTTTGGCCGACTCCGCCGATGGTGGAATTTTTGATTTTTATTTAATCGGTGATAGTTTAACTCTATTGTCAGCTTACGATTTTTTACTCTTAACAAGATCAGCACTCCACATCATTAGCGGCCGTAAAAATGATCGATTGGATTTGGGTTTGCAGGCGGAAGTGGCAGAGTTTTTAGGTTTTGGACCAAAAAACGAGATCAAAACCCTCGAATCCTTTATGAGCCAATTCTACAAAGCACAAAAGGAAGTGTATTTTTATATTGGAACTTACCTGGATGAAAAAACCAATCGAAACAAAAAAAGAATCCAAAGGGAACTTTCCAATCCCGACAGTTTGTATGATGACATCATAAAATTTTTCGCTGACTCCCAATTAAACGAAGAAGAACCATCCCGAATTGATTTAAATGAAATCAGATTCGCATCACACTTCTTAGATGACGATTTTAAAAACCAAAAATCTGTTTTAGATACCTTTCTTGGTATGTTACGGAAAAAAAAGCGAATTGGGCACACCCTCACTCTTATGCACGAATGTAATATTTTAGGAAAACTGATTCCTGAATTTGGAGCCTGTACAAACTTTCCTCTATTTAGTTACCATCACCAATACACTGTGGATGAACATACACTCCTGATCTTAAGGGAACTTGATGTTCTGATCGCCGATTTATGGGAAGACAGACAAATCCAAGAAGTATTCAATGTATGTGAAAAAATTGAAATTTTGGCCTTAGCGATCCTCATCCATGATGCAGGAAAGGTAAAAGAAGGAGACCATAGCCAATACGGCGCGGAACTGGCACTCATCATTGCCGAAAGGTTTCGGTTGTCAGAAGAGGATACGGAACTTTTAAGATTTCTCGTGGCCGAACACATTGTGATGTCGGAACTTTCTTCCAAAAGAGATATTTATGATCCCAAACTCATTGCCTCTTTTGCAAAACAATTTTCGAATGAAAACACCTTGCGATTGTTATATGTAATTACCATCATTGATACAAAGTCCGTAGGACAAGGAATCCTAACGAACTGGAAAAAAGAAATCCTGCATTTCCTATTCACTTCCACTTTGGCCTATTTACAAAAAGGAAATCTTGCTGATACCCAAGAACGGATTGAATCCACTCTAGAAACCTACTTAATCGAAAAAGAAGGACTCAGTGCAGAACAATCGGAACGCATCGTTGAGTTTGGAATGCAGATAAGACCCTCTTCCTATCTAAATTACAATACGCCAAGAAGAGTGTACCAACATTTTATTTTACTTTATGATTGGAAAAGCTCTGGATTGCCATTCCGAATGATTACCGAAAGGGAACCTGCCTTTGTTACTTTATCCATCTTTGCCAATTCCGACAAACAAATGTTACTCTACCTATCGGGAACCATCTCCTCGTTGGGACTGAATTTAGTGGGACTCCGTTTATTTAGAACCGAAGAAAACCAACTCATCTTACAGGCACAAATCACCGATGAATTTGGAAGTGGTGAAATCGCCGAAGGGCAAATCTCTGACATCGAATCCACACTCGCTGATTGTATTGAAGGAAAAACCAATATCGAAGATTTGGCCTCCACAACTAATATCTGGAAAACTCTACCAGAGATTCCCGATGGTATGGTAGAAGAGTTGGTCAAATTTGCAAACGACCTTTCGGAATCTTATTCTGTTTTAGAAGTCAGAGTTCCCGATTCCATCGGGCTTGTGTATCGGATCTTAAAAACATTACTCGACTTTGAACTCGAAGTGATTTTTGTTAGGATCTCAACCAGTGCGGATTTTGCTTATGACTCGTTCCATATACAAACCAAAAATGGATCAAAAATTGAAGATACAGGCATTCTACTGGCAATCAAAGAAAAAATCCTCTCGGTGGCCCGAGTGAAAGAAAATCAAGGAATCATGGAGATTAATTTTTAA